A window of Hevea brasiliensis isolate MT/VB/25A 57/8 chromosome 14, ASM3005281v1, whole genome shotgun sequence contains these coding sequences:
- the LOC110647660 gene encoding cyclin-D3-1 — protein MAIQQHDEQQSSSFLLDSTLYCEEERWEEEEEAEEVCQNESLHVICGQNGTRKSPFLFSSLLEQDLFWEEGELLALFSKEEEEQSQFNVYNVETDYGLSIARQEAVEWMLKVNAHYGFSALTAILAVNYLDRFISSSYYQRDKPWMIQLVAVTCLSLAAKVEETQVPLLLGLQVEDTKYVFEAKTIQRMELLVLSTLKWKMHPVTPLSFLDHIIRRLGLKTHLHWEFLRRCERLLLAVLSDSRSISYLPSALATATMMHIIDQVEPLNPMVYQNQLLGVLKICKENVIDCYELILKLSKTKTIASVVYNKSHKRKYEPIPSSPSGVIDATVFSCDSSNDSWALGSSVSSSPELLFKKSRVQDQWVFVDIVGSPR, from the exons TCTCTACTGTGAAGAAGAGAGatgggaagaggaagaagaagcagaAGAGGTCTGTCAAAATGAGAGTTTACATGTAATCTGTGGCCAGAATGGAACAAGAAAGAGTCCTTTCCTATTTTCATCATTGCTTGAACAAGATTTGTTCTGGGAAGAGGGGGAACTTCTCGCACTCTTctccaaagaagaagaagaacaatcCCAATTCAATGTCTACAATGTGGAAACAGATTATGGTCTCTCTATTGCTCGTCAAGAGGCTGTGGAGTGGATGCTTAAGGTCAATGCCCATTATGGGTTTTCGGCTCTTACTGCAATCTTGGCTGTCAACTATCTTGACAGATTCATCTCCAGCTCTTATTATCAAAGAGACAAGCCATGGATGATCCAACTTGTGGCTGTGACTTGTCTTTCTCTCGCTGCAAAAGTAGAAGAGACCCAAGTGCCTCTGCTCTTAGGCCTCCAA GTGGAAGACACAAAGTATGTGTTTGAGGCCAAAACCATTCAAAGAATGGAGCTTTTAGTGCTTTCTACGCTTAAATGGAAGATGCACCCAGTGACTCCACTCTCATTTCTTGATCACATTATTAGGAGGCTTGGATTAAAGACCCATCTTCATTGGGAGTTTCTAAGGAGATGTGAACGTCTTCTACTTGCTGTACTCTCAG ATTCAAGATCCATCAGCTATCTTCCTTCTGCATTGGCTACTGCTACAATGATGCACATTATAGACCAAGTCGAACCCTTAAATCCGATGGTCTATCAGAATCAGCTTCTGGGTGTTCTTAAAATCTGCAAG GAAAATGTGATCGATTGTTATGAACTCATTCTTAAGCTATCAAAGACCAAAACCATTGCTTCTGTTGTCTACAACAAGTCTCACAAACGAAAGTATGAACCAATCCCCAGCAGTCCAAGTGGTGTGATTGATGCTACTGTTTTTAGCTGTGACAGCTCAAACGATTCCTGGGCTCTGGGGTCTTCAGTCTCTTCATCGCCAGAACTACTTTTTAAGAAGAGCAGAGTCCAAGACCAATGGGTTTTTGTGGACATCGTTGGCAGCCCTCGTTAA